Proteins from one Candidatus Margulisiibacteriota bacterium genomic window:
- a CDS encoding SufD family Fe-S cluster assembly protein, producing the protein MNNAINKLSELPPNVQETSLLVGVDPSEKERSGSFFQVDQQVLCARSVQPGVEMLSTEAALRKYGGLKEYFWQAVDPHKDEFTKAAAAEQAPKGYFIRTAPGVETIYPLQACLYIGKEGMAQKVHNVIIAEEGSHLHIITGCTIATHIKSGMHIGVSEFFIKKNASITFTMVHNWAEEVEVRPRTVAHVAEGGTFISNYICLKPVKMLQLYPTVHLNGRGARVVSSSVVYGKKDSVIDTGFRAILKAEGTSAENIARAVATDRARIFARGHMIGAVPGIKAHIECRGLVLSPTASIHAIPELEAQRENLEMSHEAAVGKIAEKEILYLMSRGLSADEATAAIIRGFLKVDLVGLPDKLKKEVDKLMEMELAI; encoded by the coding sequence ATGAATAATGCAATAAACAAATTAAGCGAACTGCCGCCGAACGTCCAGGAAACCTCCCTGCTGGTCGGCGTCGATCCGAGCGAAAAAGAGCGGTCCGGCTCGTTCTTTCAGGTCGACCAGCAAGTCCTCTGCGCCCGCTCGGTCCAGCCGGGCGTCGAAATGTTGAGCACGGAGGCGGCGCTGCGGAAATATGGCGGGCTGAAAGAGTATTTCTGGCAGGCGGTCGACCCGCACAAGGACGAATTCACCAAAGCGGCCGCCGCCGAACAGGCGCCGAAAGGCTATTTTATCCGGACCGCGCCGGGGGTGGAGACGATCTATCCGCTCCAGGCCTGTCTTTACATCGGTAAAGAAGGGATGGCGCAGAAGGTCCACAACGTCATCATCGCGGAAGAAGGTTCGCATTTGCATATTATCACCGGCTGCACGATCGCTACCCATATTAAAAGCGGGATGCATATCGGGGTTTCCGAGTTCTTTATCAAGAAAAATGCCAGTATTACTTTTACCATGGTCCACAATTGGGCGGAGGAGGTCGAGGTCCGGCCCCGGACCGTGGCGCACGTTGCTGAGGGCGGAACTTTTATCAGTAATTACATCTGTCTTAAGCCGGTCAAGATGCTGCAACTTTATCCGACCGTGCATTTGAACGGGCGCGGGGCGAGGGTCGTCTCGAGCTCGGTCGTTTACGGCAAGAAAGATTCCGTGATCGATACCGGGTTTCGCGCGATCCTGAAGGCGGAGGGGACGAGCGCCGAGAACATCGCCCGGGCGGTCGCGACCGACCGGGCGCGGATCTTTGCCCGCGGCCACATGATTGGCGCGGTGCCGGGCATAAAGGCGCACATCGAATGCCGCGGCCTGGTCCTGTCGCCGACCGCGTCGATCCACGCGATCCCCGAGCTGGAAGCGCAGCGGGAGAATTTGGAGATGTCGCACGAAGCGGCGGTCGGCAAGATCGCCGAAAAAGAGATCCTTTATCTGATGTCCCGCGGCCTCTCGGCCGACGAAGCGACCGCGGCGATCATCCGCGGGTTCCTCAAGGTTGACTTGGTCGGTTTACCTGATAAGCTGAAAAAGGAAGTCGACAAATTAATGGAAATGGAGTTGGCGATATGA
- a CDS encoding ABC transporter ATP-binding protein, producing the protein MLRIDDLHLQVGGREILRGLHFVLHRGEKAVMFGPNGAGKSSLIYALLGYPGYQVTKGKIFFQGRDITALPTNERVKLGLGVSFQNPPAIRGIKLSEMLTVCRPAITPAEMAQNAAALNLTEFLGRDINLGFSGGEVKRSELLQLIAQRPALALFDEPDSGVDLENVELLGKRINDYLKLNSGLIITHQGYILNYIEVTRACVLYDGALVCSGDPKGILEDIKQKGYEGCVKCRVRKHDE; encoded by the coding sequence CTGCTCAGGATCGATGACCTGCATTTACAAGTCGGCGGGCGGGAGATACTGCGGGGGCTGCATTTCGTCCTCCACCGGGGGGAAAAGGCGGTGATGTTCGGCCCGAACGGCGCCGGGAAAAGCTCGCTGATCTACGCGCTCCTCGGTTATCCCGGTTATCAGGTGACCAAGGGGAAGATATTCTTCCAGGGGCGCGACATTACGGCGTTGCCGACCAATGAGCGGGTCAAGCTCGGCCTCGGCGTCTCTTTCCAAAATCCCCCGGCCATCCGCGGCATTAAGCTGAGCGAGATGCTGACCGTTTGCCGGCCGGCGATCACGCCGGCGGAAATGGCGCAGAACGCGGCGGCGCTGAACCTGACCGAGTTCCTGGGCCGCGACATCAACCTCGGGTTTTCCGGCGGCGAGGTCAAGCGCTCCGAACTGCTCCAGCTCATCGCCCAGCGGCCGGCGCTGGCGCTGTTCGACGAGCCCGATTCCGGCGTTGATCTGGAAAACGTGGAACTGCTCGGCAAACGGATCAACGATTATCTAAAACTTAATTCCGGGCTGATCATTACGCATCAGGGGTATATTCTAAATTATATCGAAGTGACCAGGGCGTGCGTTCTCTATGATGGGGCACTGGTCTGCAGCGGCGACCCAAAAGGGATCCTGGAGGATATCAAGCAAAAAGGTTATGAAGGCTGCGTTAAGTGCCGGGTGAGGAAGCACGATGAATAA
- a CDS encoding FAD-dependent oxidoreductase produces MATIKELIIVGAGPAGITAAVYAARKKLDFTLVSRDIGGQAAWSGEIGNYPGYQYISGFELVTKLREHLKAFQFELKEGEEVTAIRQAEQGFAVVLQNGEELAAKTVIMATGKRPRLLNVPGEAKYLRKGVNFCATCDAPLFGGKEVAVIGGGNSALDAALQLDRIAKKVYVITNGKEFTGDAVMIDKLRKSSRVEILCETKVLEFFGERFLKGIRLELFGLKKELAVEGAFIEVGLVPNANCADFAAKNERGEIVVNSATETAVPGFFAAGDVTDVPEKQIIVAAGEGAKAALSAFRFLTRH; encoded by the coding sequence ATGGCAACAATTAAGGAATTGATCATTGTCGGGGCGGGGCCGGCGGGGATCACCGCCGCGGTCTACGCTGCCCGGAAGAAGCTCGATTTTACCTTGGTCTCCCGGGATATCGGCGGCCAGGCGGCCTGGTCGGGCGAGATCGGCAACTATCCCGGCTATCAGTACATCAGCGGGTTTGAACTGGTCACGAAATTGCGGGAACACCTCAAAGCTTTCCAGTTCGAATTAAAAGAAGGCGAGGAAGTGACGGCGATCAGGCAGGCGGAACAGGGCTTTGCGGTCGTCCTGCAGAACGGCGAAGAGCTGGCGGCGAAAACGGTCATCATGGCGACCGGCAAAAGGCCCCGCCTGCTCAACGTTCCCGGCGAAGCGAAATATTTACGCAAAGGGGTCAACTTCTGCGCCACCTGCGACGCGCCGCTCTTTGGCGGTAAGGAGGTGGCCGTGATCGGTGGGGGGAATTCCGCCCTGGACGCCGCCCTGCAACTGGACCGGATCGCGAAGAAAGTTTACGTCATTACGAACGGCAAGGAGTTCACCGGCGACGCGGTAATGATCGATAAATTGAGAAAATCATCCCGGGTCGAGATCCTGTGCGAAACAAAAGTGCTGGAGTTCTTCGGCGAACGGTTCCTCAAAGGGATCAGGCTCGAGCTTTTTGGGCTGAAAAAAGAGCTGGCGGTGGAAGGGGCCTTTATCGAGGTCGGCCTGGTCCCTAACGCGAATTGCGCCGATTTTGCGGCGAAGAACGAGCGCGGCGAGATCGTGGTCAACAGCGCGACCGAGACCGCGGTCCCCGGTTTCTTTGCCGCCGGCGACGTGACCGACGTGCCGGAAAAACAGATCATCGTGGCCGCCGGGGAAGGGGCGAAAGCGGCGCTTTCCGCTTTTCGTTTTCTGACGAGGCACTAA
- a CDS encoding PAS domain S-box protein, whose product MFNIISVVLGTVLLGLSLNYFWLTWRNYGQKSLFGWWIALSVLLGGFIFGYLVYLVNLITSKNHYLEGTVVAQVFFWGALFTFCCANLLAATLKARQELAELELREAARLKAIFQMIPDLLFITDSQGKIVDYQAGRESDLFVPPNVFMNRPVSDILPVPTGQRAQQAISEALRNNRLITIEYSLPLKAGEQYFQASISPAGHEQALVIVRNITERKTAESKLAKSEETFRTLAESSPSMIFINQQGRVVFTNKKAVEMLGYSLEEFYRPDFNYLHLIAPEYLERVKQNMQSHLAGAEIAPYEYALIAKDGRRIATTIATKLIKYGDGPAILGVVTDISALKSAERSLRDSAADLKQISDLAVGRELKMVELEKEVDALRAQLGKEPKYK is encoded by the coding sequence ATGTTCAATATCATCAGCGTCGTGCTCGGCACCGTGCTGCTCGGCCTCTCACTTAACTACTTCTGGCTGACATGGCGCAACTACGGACAAAAAAGCTTGTTCGGCTGGTGGATCGCCCTGAGCGTTTTACTCGGCGGTTTTATCTTCGGCTATCTCGTTTATCTGGTCAACCTGATCACGAGCAAGAATCACTATCTGGAGGGGACCGTGGTCGCCCAGGTCTTTTTTTGGGGAGCGCTCTTCACTTTTTGCTGCGCCAACCTGCTCGCTGCCACGCTGAAAGCGCGGCAGGAATTGGCAGAGCTGGAATTAAGAGAGGCCGCCCGGCTGAAAGCGATCTTCCAGATGATCCCCGATCTATTGTTCATTACCGACAGCCAAGGAAAGATCGTCGATTACCAGGCCGGCAGGGAATCGGACCTGTTCGTCCCGCCCAACGTCTTTATGAACCGCCCGGTCTCCGATATTCTCCCCGTGCCGACCGGCCAACGGGCTCAGCAGGCGATCAGTGAAGCGCTGCGCAATAACCGGCTGATCACCATTGAATACAGCTTGCCGCTCAAGGCCGGCGAACAGTATTTCCAGGCCAGCATTTCCCCGGCCGGCCACGAACAGGCGCTGGTGATCGTCCGGAACATCACGGAGCGCAAAACGGCGGAGTCCAAGCTGGCCAAATCGGAGGAGACGTTCCGCACGCTGGCGGAATCGTCCCCCAGCATGATCTTTATCAACCAACAAGGGCGGGTAGTTTTCACGAACAAAAAAGCGGTCGAAATGCTGGGCTATTCCCTTGAGGAGTTTTATCGCCCCGATTTCAATTATTTGCATTTGATCGCGCCGGAATATCTCGAGCGGGTCAAACAAAACATGCAAAGCCATCTGGCCGGAGCGGAGATCGCTCCTTACGAGTACGCGCTGATCGCCAAGGACGGCCGGCGGATCGCCACCACCATCGCGACGAAACTGATCAAATACGGCGACGGCCCGGCGATCCTGGGGGTCGTGACCGACATCAGCGCGCTCAAGAGCGCTGAACGATCGCTCCGGGACTCGGCCGCCGATCTCAAGCAGATCAGCGATCTCGCCGTCGGGCGCGAGCTAAAAATGGTCGAGCTGGAAAAAGAGGTCGACGCGCTCCGCGCCCAGCTCGGGAAAGAACCAAAGTACAAGTGA
- a CDS encoding GNAT family N-acetyltransferase gives MITIRPAAPADLPGIAAVLDAADLRYSAETLDHFTVAETVGRIVGVVRLEEHPQFFFLTSLGVLPAREKQGIATALLQSVLSDKKKPVYLYTIIPGFFRRFGFQETAPLAGLPAKAVYGCDQCLPGQCAVMVKYPDDPPLSRL, from the coding sequence GTGATCACGATCAGGCCAGCTGCGCCGGCCGATCTCCCCGGGATCGCCGCGGTCCTTGACGCCGCCGACCTCCGCTACTCCGCGGAAACGCTCGATCACTTTACTGTCGCCGAGACCGTCGGCCGGATCGTCGGCGTCGTCCGGCTCGAAGAACACCCGCAGTTTTTTTTCCTAACTTCGCTTGGCGTTCTCCCGGCCCGGGAAAAACAAGGGATCGCTACCGCCCTGCTCCAGTCGGTATTGTCCGATAAAAAGAAACCCGTTTATCTTTACACGATCATCCCCGGCTTTTTCCGGCGTTTTGGTTTCCAGGAAACCGCGCCGCTCGCCGGTCTCCCGGCGAAAGCGGTCTACGGCTGCGACCAATGCCTCCCCGGCCAATGCGCCGTCATGGTAAAATATCCGGATGATCCCCCATTATCCCGACTTTAG
- a CDS encoding phosphatidylglycerol lysyltransferase domain-containing protein, with protein MIPHYPDFRPLSLEDKALLVRQLRATSREICELSLGNLFVWREFDRPQVTCINNNTCVLLDPPNEPAYFLEPLGRNNLGDTTRVMLKHSGRVSRVSRSFADLLPKDHYHFSPLRNQFDYLYLRTDLAELKGRKYDGKRNHLKRFQARYPDYRFVALTPGHKKEALTLFEKWFQVREESRYFPRLAYISQKGAITEAFALFKPLNFLGGALMVNGQMKGFTLGSKLNPETVSVHFLYSDPELSGGFQTTLWEANNKCFSGFKHIDLEQDLGIPGIRKAKLSYQPCKLVEKFEVKPA; from the coding sequence ATGATCCCCCATTATCCCGACTTTAGACCGCTCTCGCTCGAGGACAAGGCGCTGCTGGTGCGTCAGCTGCGGGCAACTTCGCGGGAGATCTGCGAACTCTCTCTCGGCAACCTTTTCGTCTGGCGGGAATTCGACCGGCCGCAAGTCACCTGCATCAATAATAATACCTGCGTTTTGCTCGACCCGCCGAATGAACCCGCCTATTTTCTCGAGCCGCTCGGCCGTAATAACCTGGGCGATACGACCCGGGTGATGTTGAAACATAGCGGACGCGTTTCCCGGGTTTCCCGGAGCTTTGCCGATCTTTTGCCAAAAGATCATTATCATTTTTCCCCGCTCCGCAACCAGTTCGACTATCTCTATTTGCGGACCGATCTGGCCGAACTAAAAGGACGGAAATACGACGGCAAGCGGAACCACCTGAAAAGGTTCCAGGCCAGATACCCCGATTACCGGTTCGTGGCGCTAACCCCGGGACATAAAAAAGAGGCTTTAACTTTATTTGAAAAGTGGTTTCAGGTCCGTGAAGAGTCGCGTTATTTCCCCCGCCTCGCTTATATTTCGCAAAAAGGAGCCATTACTGAAGCTTTTGCTCTTTTTAAGCCGCTCAACTTTCTGGGCGGCGCCTTGATGGTCAATGGGCAAATGAAAGGGTTTACTCTGGGCAGCAAGCTCAACCCGGAAACGGTTTCCGTCCACTTTCTCTACAGCGACCCGGAGCTCTCGGGCGGTTTCCAGACGACGCTCTGGGAAGCGAATAATAAATGCTTTAGCGGCTTTAAACACATCGACCTGGAACAAGATCTGGGCATACCCGGGATCAGGAAAGCTAAGTTATCTTACCAGCCCTGTAAACTGGTCGAGAAGTTCGAGGTCAAGCCGGCTTAG
- a CDS encoding AIR synthase family protein, producing MNKEKLPELGKIHPAFFDRVIYPRLGKADKQIVIGPRHGVDYGVLRVGRQYLAMSTDPFFIVPAFGFQKAAWFAFHIICSDVAVSGLTPKYLAIDLNLPPEMTEKQMAQMWESVHLEAKKYGISIVTGHTARYAGCNYPMVGGATAIAVGPKKELRGPALVKPGDLIVVTKGPAIETTGLLAVLFPAQFIRAGGRKFQREAAAVFGQMSVMDDCAIARRFPGVRVMHDATECGIWGGLYEMARAGRYGFRVEQELIPVQPVIKRTAELFDFDPFCAISEGTLLAVVDRREAGKLVGAFDRAGIMSAIVGEVTAARQGLKIASQGRERELAHPKVDPYWQLVEKFSKPA from the coding sequence ATGAACAAGGAAAAACTGCCCGAGCTCGGTAAGATCCATCCCGCTTTTTTTGACCGCGTCATCTATCCCCGTTTAGGTAAAGCGGATAAGCAGATCGTTATCGGGCCCCGCCACGGCGTCGATTACGGGGTCCTCAGGGTCGGCCGCCAATACCTGGCCATGTCGACCGATCCGTTCTTCATCGTTCCCGCCTTCGGCTTCCAGAAAGCGGCCTGGTTCGCTTTTCACATCATCTGCTCCGACGTGGCGGTCTCGGGCTTAACGCCCAAGTATCTGGCGATCGACCTCAACCTGCCGCCGGAAATGACGGAAAAACAAATGGCGCAAATGTGGGAGTCCGTTCACCTCGAAGCGAAAAAATACGGGATCAGCATCGTGACGGGCCATACCGCCCGCTACGCCGGCTGCAATTACCCGATGGTCGGCGGGGCGACGGCGATCGCCGTCGGGCCGAAAAAGGAACTGCGCGGTCCCGCCCTGGTCAAGCCGGGCGACCTGATCGTGGTGACCAAAGGGCCGGCGATCGAGACGACCGGGCTTTTGGCCGTCCTTTTTCCCGCTCAATTCATCAGGGCCGGCGGCCGGAAATTCCAGCGGGAAGCGGCGGCGGTTTTCGGCCAGATGTCGGTCATGGACGATTGCGCGATCGCCCGGCGGTTCCCCGGCGTCCGCGTGATGCACGACGCGACCGAATGCGGGATCTGGGGCGGTCTGTACGAAATGGCCCGGGCCGGCCGCTACGGTTTCCGGGTCGAACAGGAGCTGATCCCGGTCCAGCCGGTGATCAAGCGAACAGCCGAGCTGTTCGACTTCGACCCGTTCTGCGCGATCAGCGAGGGAACGCTGCTGGCGGTCGTCGACCGGCGGGAAGCCGGTAAGCTGGTTGGCGCCTTTGACCGGGCGGGGATAATGAGCGCGATCGTCGGCGAAGTGACCGCGGCGCGGCAAGGTTTGAAAATAGCCAGCCAGGGGCGGGAACGGGAGCTGGCACATCCGAAAGTCGACCCTTACTGGCAGCTGGTAGAGAAATTCTCTAAGCCGGCTTGA
- a CDS encoding glutaredoxin domain-containing protein: protein MVKVYSTPSCPYCKMAKQFLAENNVAFDDIDVSLNQNLAHEMIQKSGQMGVPVLDIDGQIVVGFDKSKIKQLLNLK, encoded by the coding sequence ATGGTCAAGGTTTACTCGACCCCCTCTTGCCCGTACTGCAAAATGGCCAAACAATTCCTGGCGGAGAATAACGTCGCTTTCGACGATATCGACGTTTCCCTCAACCAGAACCTGGCGCACGAAATGATCCAGAAGTCGGGCCAAATGGGGGTACCGGTCTTGGACATCGACGGCCAGATCGTCGTCGGTTTCGATAAGAGTAAGATCAAGCAGCTGCTAAATCTTAAGTAG
- a CDS encoding DUF1858 domain-containing protein — MAEELRIHRNMTIAEALKLKPLIAGILMGKGMHCLGCVIAQGETIEQAAEVHGLDVEELMQELNA; from the coding sequence ATGGCGGAAGAACTGAGGATCCACCGGAACATGACGATCGCGGAGGCGCTCAAGCTGAAACCGCTGATCGCCGGCATCCTGATGGGGAAGGGGATGCATTGCCTTGGCTGCGTCATCGCCCAAGGCGAGACGATCGAGCAGGCGGCGGAGGTCCACGGGTTGGACGTAGAAGAGCTGATGCAGGAGCTGAACGCCTGA
- the panD gene encoding aspartate 1-decarboxylase, which produces MLISVLKSKIHMATITSTLLNYEGSIAVDPLLLKASGLIAGEKVHVLNFDNGKRFETYIIIGKKGEISLRGPAAKMGKKGQKVIILSYGFAEQRKAGKIKPQIVHVDGRNKIK; this is translated from the coding sequence ATGCTGATCTCCGTCCTAAAATCGAAGATCCACATGGCGACGATCACCTCTACCTTGCTAAACTACGAGGGGAGCATCGCCGTTGATCCCCTCCTCCTTAAAGCGTCCGGCCTGATCGCCGGCGAAAAGGTCCATGTCCTGAATTTCGACAACGGCAAGCGCTTCGAGACTTACATTATAATCGGCAAAAAAGGGGAAATATCGCTCCGCGGCCCGGCCGCGAAAATGGGCAAAAAAGGCCAGAAAGTGATCATCCTCTCTTACGGCTTTGCAGAACAAAGAAAAGCGGGCAAGATCAAACCGCAGATCGTCCATGTTGACGGGAGGAACAAGATAAAATGA
- the hisG gene encoding ATP phosphoribosyltransferase produces the protein MSNTLKLGLPKGSLQESTFELFRKAGWSIKPSSRSYFPSVNDPELQVTLARAQEMARYVEDGVIDAGLTGSDWVTDSGCKVKTVADLVYAKQGMRKVRWVLAVPESSKIKGVKDLKGKRIATELVNVTKKWLKEKKVAADVEFSWGATEAKPPELADAIVELTETGSSLKANHLKIIDTVLESNTVVIANAACLNDPWKKEKLASLVMLVQGALNAETKVGLKMNVMKSRLRQVLAALPALQTPTVAELSNPDWVDVDTIVDEKLVREMIPKLIKAGARGLVEYPLNKVIY, from the coding sequence ATGTCAAATACTTTAAAACTCGGTCTGCCCAAGGGGAGCCTGCAGGAATCGACTTTCGAGCTTTTTCGCAAGGCCGGCTGGAGCATTAAGCCGTCGTCCCGCTCTTACTTCCCGTCCGTCAACGACCCGGAGCTGCAAGTCACCCTGGCGCGCGCCCAGGAAATGGCCCGTTACGTCGAAGATGGTGTGATCGACGCCGGCCTGACCGGCAGCGACTGGGTGACCGATTCCGGCTGCAAGGTCAAGACGGTCGCCGATCTCGTTTACGCCAAGCAGGGGATGCGCAAGGTCCGCTGGGTCCTGGCCGTGCCGGAAAGCAGCAAGATCAAGGGTGTTAAGGACCTGAAGGGGAAAAGGATCGCGACCGAGCTGGTCAACGTCACGAAAAAATGGCTGAAAGAAAAGAAGGTCGCGGCCGACGTCGAGTTCTCCTGGGGAGCGACCGAAGCGAAGCCGCCGGAGCTGGCCGACGCGATCGTCGAGCTGACCGAGACCGGCTCCTCGCTCAAAGCGAACCACCTCAAGATCATCGATACCGTTTTGGAATCGAACACGGTGGTCATCGCCAACGCCGCCTGCCTGAACGACCCGTGGAAAAAAGAGAAGCTCGCCAGCCTGGTCATGCTCGTCCAGGGGGCGCTGAACGCGGAGACCAAGGTCGGCCTGAAGATGAACGTGATGAAAAGCCGGCTCCGCCAGGTCCTGGCCGCCCTCCCCGCTCTGCAGACGCCGACCGTGGCCGAGCTATCCAACCCCGACTGGGTGGACGTCGACACGATCGTGGATGAAAAGCTGGTCCGGGAAATGATCCCGAAACTGATCAAGGCGGGCGCCCGGGGACTGGTCGAATATCCGCTGAATAAGGTTATTTACTAG
- a CDS encoding acyl carrier protein, with protein sequence MNEEQLRGEIRQLVARITKLPVEKVSYEANLFTELNVDSLLGVEIFAALDKKYGVNIPENQLKAVNTLNDLIALVGKQLASK encoded by the coding sequence ATGAACGAGGAACAATTAAGGGGCGAGATCCGCCAGCTGGTCGCCAGGATCACCAAATTGCCGGTGGAAAAAGTCAGTTACGAGGCCAATCTGTTCACCGAGCTGAACGTCGATTCGCTCCTCGGAGTGGAGATCTTCGCCGCGCTGGACAAGAAATACGGGGTCAATATCCCGGAAAACCAGCTGAAAGCGGTCAACACCTTGAACGACCTGATCGCCCTGGTCGGCAAGCAGCTCGCTAGTAAATAA
- a CDS encoding AMP-binding protein has protein sequence MTGPEILTFKQLLERNAAKFADKVAYQIKCDDRYRQYTYCQVAELAKKVQVKLAALGVGVGDRVALIGENRPEWPIAYLAITGLGAVVVPLDAMLKKEDITPLIADAAPKAFILSAKFLDFAKGTMVEGREIVMEGFDALPDGTAPDNLVTLDHLAAIVYTSGTTGNPKGVMLTHRNLLSNAISGASCFELGPGDNFLSVLPLHHTFETTGGFLAPFYTGCRVTYAESLKSYNLLQNMQETGVTLMLGVPLLYQLLFDGIMRNVEEQGKTKLFSLLFAVSRFCRNVIGFNVGRKLFAVIHKKFGGKIRFLVSGGAAIDPALIHGFDLMGFPLIQGYGLSESSPVLTACTLRDNVIGSVGKPIPGVSIKIAGDDPVGEILGTGPNIMKGYYKRKDLTDKVLINGWLFTGDVGYLDESGHLFITGRSKDVIVTGSGVNVYPEELEFSLKKIPAFKEICILGEKATTGVKRGTEQVVAVIVPQEGVSAERVQAEVNKYNETAADFKRVARVIVRAEEFPKTRLLKIKRFELRKELGL, from the coding sequence ATGACCGGACCGGAGATCCTGACCTTTAAACAGCTGCTGGAGCGGAACGCCGCCAAGTTCGCCGATAAAGTAGCTTACCAGATCAAGTGCGACGACCGGTACCGGCAATACACTTACTGCCAGGTCGCGGAGCTGGCCAAAAAAGTCCAGGTCAAACTGGCCGCCCTGGGGGTTGGGGTTGGGGACCGGGTCGCGCTGATCGGCGAGAACCGGCCGGAGTGGCCGATCGCCTACTTGGCGATCACCGGGCTGGGGGCGGTGGTGGTGCCGCTCGACGCGATGCTGAAGAAGGAAGACATTACCCCGCTGATCGCCGACGCGGCGCCTAAAGCGTTCATCCTCTCGGCCAAGTTCCTCGATTTCGCCAAAGGGACGATGGTTGAAGGGCGGGAGATCGTTATGGAAGGTTTCGACGCCTTGCCCGACGGGACAGCGCCGGATAACCTGGTAACGCTCGACCACCTGGCGGCGATCGTTTATACCTCCGGGACGACCGGGAACCCTAAAGGGGTGATGCTGACCCACCGCAACCTCCTGTCGAACGCCATTTCCGGCGCTTCCTGCTTTGAACTGGGGCCGGGCGACAATTTTCTGTCGGTCCTGCCGCTCCACCACACTTTTGAGACGACCGGCGGCTTCCTGGCCCCGTTCTACACCGGTTGCCGCGTTACTTACGCCGAAAGCCTAAAATCGTACAACCTGCTGCAGAACATGCAGGAGACCGGCGTCACCCTGATGCTGGGCGTGCCGCTCCTTTACCAGCTGCTGTTCGACGGGATCATGCGGAACGTGGAAGAACAGGGGAAGACCAAGTTGTTCTCGCTTCTGTTCGCCGTCTCCCGGTTCTGCCGGAACGTCATCGGGTTTAACGTCGGCCGTAAGCTGTTCGCCGTTATCCATAAGAAATTCGGCGGCAAGATCCGTTTCCTGGTCTCCGGCGGAGCGGCGATCGACCCGGCACTGATCCACGGCTTTGACCTGATGGGTTTCCCGCTCATCCAGGGGTACGGGTTGAGCGAATCGTCCCCGGTCCTGACCGCCTGCACGCTCCGGGACAACGTGATCGGCTCCGTCGGTAAACCGATCCCCGGCGTGTCGATCAAGATCGCCGGCGACGATCCGGTCGGCGAAATACTCGGCACCGGGCCGAACATCATGAAAGGCTACTACAAACGGAAAGACCTGACCGACAAGGTGCTGATCAACGGCTGGCTCTTTACGGGCGATGTCGGCTACCTGGACGAGAGCGGGCATCTCTTTATTACCGGCCGTTCCAAGGACGTGATCGTGACCGGCTCCGGGGTCAACGTTTATCCGGAAGAGCTGGAGTTCAGCCTGAAAAAGATCCCGGCGTTCAAGGAGATCTGCATCCTGGGCGAAAAAGCGACGACCGGCGTCAAGCGGGGGACCGAACAGGTGGTCGCGGTGATCGTTCCCCAAGAGGGCGTGTCCGCGGAGCGGGTCCAGGCCGAGGTCAACAAGTACAACGAAACGGCCGCCGATTTCAAACGGGTCGCGCGGGTGATCGTGCGGGCGGAGGAGTTCCCCAAGACCAGGCTGCTCAAGATCAAGCGGTTCGAACTGCGAAAGGAGCTGGGATTATGA
- a CDS encoding YIP1 family protein produces the protein MLQRAYQLIVAPDQAWQAIKREQVTLGRLFRGYAAPLALVPALSAAGRLLLLRGRMISWSFLIDLFTAGLVNYILLLGALLFSGWVISLLAPYFAAKADLPAATRTVVYSLTPVWLSSIFQLVPRLSALTLLGLYGAFLLYTALPVMLETPPEKQTGFAATIILFGLVVMMFLSIGGGGALYL, from the coding sequence ATGTTACAGCGGGCATATCAATTGATCGTGGCACCGGACCAGGCCTGGCAGGCGATCAAGCGGGAACAAGTGACGCTCGGCCGGCTTTTCCGCGGATACGCCGCTCCGTTGGCCCTGGTCCCGGCGCTCAGCGCCGCCGGCCGCTTGCTGCTGCTGCGCGGACGGATGATCAGCTGGTCGTTCCTGATCGACCTGTTCACCGCCGGGCTGGTAAACTACATATTATTGCTGGGCGCGCTCCTCTTCAGCGGTTGGGTGATCAGCCTCCTGGCCCCGTACTTCGCGGCCAAAGCCGACCTGCCGGCCGCGACCAGGACGGTGGTTTACTCGCTGACGCCGGTCTGGTTATCCAGCATTTTTCAGCTGGTTCCCCGTTTAAGCGCGTTGACGCTGCTCGGCCTGTACGGGGCGTTCCTGCTTTACACCGCGCTGCCGGTCATGCTGGAAACCCCGCCCGAAAAGCAGACCGGCTTTGCCGCGACGATCATCCTTTTTGGCTTGGTGGTAATGATGTTCCTCTCGATCGGCGGCGGCGGAGCGCTGTACTTATGA